From a single Clupea harengus chromosome 24, Ch_v2.0.2, whole genome shotgun sequence genomic region:
- the LOC105893410 gene encoding histone H2B 1/2-like encodes MVEPAKPAPKKGSKKAVTKAPGKGGKKRRKTRKESYAIYVYKVLKQVHPDTGISSKAMGIMNSFVNDIFERIAGESSRLAHYNKRSTITSREIQTAVRLLLPGELAKHAVSEGTKAVTKYTSSK; translated from the coding sequence ATGGTTGAGCCAGCAAAGCCAGCACCCAAGAAGGGATCCAAGAAAGCAGTGACGAAAGCTCCAGGAAAAGGAGGCAAGAAGCGCAGAAAGACCAGGAAGGAGAGTTATGCCATCTACGTGTACAAAGTGCTGAAGCAGGTCCACCCCGATACCGGTATCTCCTCTAAGGCGATGGGCATCATGAACTCTTTCGTGAATGACATCTTCGAGCGCATTGCTGGGGAGTCTTCCCGCCTGGCCCACTACAACAAGAGgtccaccatcacctccagaGAGATCCAGACCGCAGTGCGTCTTCTTCTGCCCGGCGAGCTGGCCAAGCACGCTGTGTCTGAGGGAACCAAGGCCGTCACCAAATACACCAGCTCCAAGTAG
- the LOC105899863 gene encoding histone H1-like, with protein MAEAAPAPAAAPAKAPKKKAAPRPKSTGPSVGELIVKAISASNEKKGVSLSALKKALAAGGYDVEKNNARVKVAIKSLVTKETLVQIKGTGASGSFKLNKKQAEEKKPVKKVAPKAKKPAAKKPVAAKKAVAKKPVAAKKSPKKAKKPATPKKATKSPKKAKKPVTPKKAAKSPKKVKAAKPKAATPKAAKPKAATPKAAKPKRAASKKK; from the coding sequence ATGGCAGAAGCTGCTCCAGCCCCCGCTGCTGCCCCTGCAAAGGCCCCCAAGAAGAAAGCAGCACCCCGACCCAAGAGTACTGGACCGAGTGTTGGAGAACTCATCGTCAAAGCTATTTCTGCATCTAATGAGAAGAAAGGAGTTTCTTTGAGTGCGCTGAAGAAGGCTTTGGCGGCTGGTGGTTACGACGTGGAGAAGAACAACGCTCGTGTGAAGGTGGCCATCAAGAGTCTTGTTACTAAGGAAACGCTGGTTCAGATTAAAGGAACTGGCGCCTCCGGCTCCTTCAAGCTGAACAAGAAAcaggcagaggagaagaagcCCGTTAAGAAGGTAGCACCTAAAGCCAAGAAGCCAGCAGCTAAGAAACCGGTTGCAGCAAAGAAGGCAGTGGCTAAGAAGCCGGTGGCCGCAAAGAAGTCTCCGAAGAAGGCGAAGAAACCCGCCACACCTAAGAAGGCAACAAAGAGTCCCAAGAAGGCCAAAAAGCCCGTAACACCTAAGAAGGCAGCAAAAAGCCCCAAGAAAGTCAAGGCAGCCAAGCCTAAGGCAGCAACGCCTAAAGCTGCTAAACCCAAGGCGGCAACCCCTAAAGCTGCTAAACCTAAAAGGGCTGCTTCTAAGAAGAAGTAA
- the LOC105896833 gene encoding histone H2A-like: MSGRGKTGGKARAKAKTRSSRAGLQFPVGRVHRLLRKGNYAHRVGAGAPVYMAAVLEYLTAEILELAGNAARDNKKSRIIPRHLQLAVRNDEELNKLLGGVTIAQGGVLPNIQAVLLPKKTEKSK; this comes from the coding sequence ATGAGCGGCAGAGGTAAAACCGGAGGAAAGGCCAGGGCTAAGGCCAAGACTCGCTCATCCAGGGCCGGACTCCAGTTCCCCGTGGGTCGTGTTCACAGGCTGCTCCGCAAGGGCAATTATGCCCATCGTGTTGGAGCTGGTGCTCCGGTCTACATGGCCGCCGTTCTCGAGTATCTTACTGCTGAGATCCTCGAGTTGGCCGGCAACGCTGCCCGTGACAACAAGAAGAGTCGTATCATTCCCCGCCATCTGCAGCTGGCGGTGCGCAACGACGAGGAGTTGAACAAGCTGCTCGGCGGAGTGACCATCGCTCAGGGTGGTGTGCTGCCCAACATCCAGGCTGTGCTTCTGCCCAAGAAAACTGAGAAATCCAAGTAA
- the LOC105913008 gene encoding histone H4 — MSGRGKGGKGLGKGGAKRHRKVLRDNIQGITKPAIRRLARRGGVKRISGLIYEETRGVLKVFLENVIRDAVTYTEHAKRKTVTAMDVVYALKRQGRTLYGFGG; from the coding sequence ATGTCCGGCAGAGGAAAAGGAGGCAAGGGACTCGGTAAGGGAGGCGCTAAGCGACATCGCAAGGTTCTCCGTGATAACATCCAGGGAATCACAAAGCCTGCAATCCGTCGTCTGGCTCGCCGTGGTGGTGTGAAGCGAATCTCCGGCCTCATCTACGAGGAGACTCGTGGTGTGCTGAAGGTGTTCCTGGAGAATGTGATCCGTGATGCCGTCACCTACACCGAGCACGCCAAGAGAAAGACCGTGACCGCCATGGATGTGGTCTATGCTCTGAAGCGTCAAGGCCGCACTCTGTACGGCTTCGGCGGTTAA
- the LOC105899864 gene encoding histone H3, giving the protein MARTKQTARKSTGGKAPRKQLATKAARKSAPATGGVKKPHRYRPGTVALREIRRYQKSTELLIRKLPFQRLVREIAQDFKTDLRFQSSAVMALQEASEAYLVGLFEDTNLCAIHAKRVTIMPKDIQLARRIRGERA; this is encoded by the coding sequence ATGGCAAGAACAAAGCAAACTGCTCGCAAATCCACCGGAGGGAAAGCTCCGAGGAAGCAGCTCGCCACCAAGGCTGCGCGTAAAAGCGCACCAGCTACCGGTGGCGTGAAGAAGCCACATCGTTATAGGCCCGGTACCGTGGCTCTGAGAGAGATCCGTCGGTACCAGAAGTCCACTGAGCTGCTGATCCGCAAGCTGCCCTTCCAGCGTCTGGTCAGAGAAATCGCTCAGGACTTCAAGACCGACCTGCGCTTCCAGAGCTCTGCCGTCATGGCTCTTCAGGAGGCCAGCGAGGCTTACCTGGTCGGTCTGTTCGAGGACACCAACCTGTGCGCCATCCACGCCAAGAGAGTCACCATCATGCCCAAGGACATCCAGCTGGCTCGTCGCATCCGTGGGGAGCGTGCTTAA